Proteins found in one Lysinibacillus fusiformis genomic segment:
- the tsaD gene encoding tRNA (adenosine(37)-N6)-threonylcarbamoyltransferase complex transferase subunit TsaD, translated as MNNGMILAIESSCDETAAAIIRNGHEIVSNVVASQIESHKRFGGVVPEIASRHHVEQITMVIEEALDQANLKPADLDAVAVTEGPGLVGALLIGINAAKAFAFANNLPIVGVHHIAGHIYANALVQPMEFPLLALVVSGGHTELVYMKEHGSFEVIGETRDDAAGEAYDKVARVLNLPYPGGPHIDRLAHEEGEAVPFPRVWLEEDSYDFSFSGLKSAVINYKHNMDQRGEAISPAAVAKGFQESVVEVLTAKTLRAAREYQVKQVIAAGGVAANKGLRTSLETVFAEEGIPFFVPPLKLCTDNAAMIGAAAMPMFEAGIRGNLMMNGRPGMELKSWI; from the coding sequence GTCGAATGTTGTTGCTTCTCAAATAGAGAGTCATAAGCGTTTTGGTGGCGTTGTCCCTGAAATTGCATCACGTCATCATGTAGAACAAATTACGATGGTGATTGAAGAAGCATTAGATCAAGCAAACTTAAAGCCAGCAGATTTAGATGCTGTAGCTGTTACAGAGGGTCCAGGTCTTGTGGGAGCATTGTTGATTGGCATTAATGCGGCGAAGGCTTTTGCATTTGCGAACAACTTACCAATTGTTGGCGTACATCATATTGCAGGACATATTTATGCCAATGCGCTTGTTCAGCCAATGGAGTTCCCCCTATTAGCACTTGTAGTATCAGGTGGTCATACAGAGCTTGTGTATATGAAGGAACATGGCTCTTTTGAGGTCATTGGTGAAACACGAGATGATGCAGCTGGTGAAGCTTATGACAAAGTGGCGCGTGTTTTAAACTTACCTTATCCTGGTGGACCACACATTGATCGGCTTGCTCATGAGGAAGGTGAGGCTGTACCTTTTCCGAGAGTATGGTTGGAAGAGGATTCATATGATTTTAGCTTTAGTGGTTTAAAATCAGCCGTCATCAATTATAAACATAATATGGATCAACGAGGTGAAGCTATTTCACCAGCGGCTGTTGCCAAGGGCTTTCAGGAAAGTGTTGTCGAAGTGCTGACAGCTAAAACATTGCGTGCAGCTCGCGAGTATCAGGTGAAACAGGTTATTGCAGCTGGTGGTGTAGCAGCGAATAAAGGTTTGCGAACTTCTTTGGAGACCGTATTTGCAGAGGAAGGTATCCCGTTTTTTGTCCCACCCCTTAAATTGTGTACTGATAATGCGGCAATGATTGGCGCAGCAGCAATGCCGATGTTTGAGGCTGGCATTCGAGGAAACTTAATGATGAATGGACGCCCAGGAATGGAGTTAAAATCCTGGATATAG
- a CDS encoding ABC transporter ATP-binding protein, with the protein MIVLQVNQLTKSFLADEILSGVKLEVQHRDRVALVGRNGAGKSTLLKIIAGQMSYDSGDIIIPKDIQIGYLEQHAGLNSTLTIWNEMMTIFESLLAQEQLLRSLEQQMADPTVYENPTMYAKVMSEYDQLQHTFKDAGGYQYESDIRSVLHGMQFYSEDYDKPISSLSGGQRTRLALAKLLLSKPDLLILDEPTNHLDIETLSWLESYLKSYEGAILIVSHDRYFLDQVVSIVYEVSRHRVTKYPGNYSAYLDEKAKNYERDVKLYERQQDEKAKLEDFIQKNIARASTTKMAQSRRKMLERTEWMESPDGDEKSASFGFTIERQSGNDVLSVDDLTIGYNDRTISSGINLRSFREDRIALVGPNGVGKSTLLKTIVKDLAPLVGGIRYGTNVQIGYYDQEQAKLSSNKSVLKELWDEWPLMNEKDIRTVLGRFLFSGEDVDKAVSSLSGGEKARLALAKLMMQKANFLILDEPTNHLDLDSKEVLENALIDYPGTLLFVSHDRYFINRIATKVVELSGTGSFEYLGDYDYYVEKKQELLELAQMNATSQTQVQQEQPDKASTSKIDKEAKKRERQIRRMIEDLESKMQETTAIVASLEEALCDSAIFTDHEKISNLQDELATAKEQHELLELEWLELNEELESINM; encoded by the coding sequence ATGATTGTTTTACAGGTCAATCAACTAACTAAATCCTTTCTTGCAGATGAAATTTTAAGTGGTGTTAAATTAGAAGTTCAACACCGTGACCGCGTTGCCTTAGTAGGACGAAACGGTGCAGGTAAATCTACTTTATTAAAAATAATTGCTGGTCAAATGTCCTATGATTCAGGTGATATCATTATCCCAAAGGATATTCAAATAGGCTATTTAGAGCAACATGCAGGATTAAACTCTACGCTAACAATTTGGAATGAAATGATGACTATTTTCGAATCTCTTCTAGCCCAAGAACAGCTGCTACGCTCACTTGAACAACAAATGGCTGATCCTACTGTTTATGAAAATCCTACTATGTATGCGAAAGTTATGTCGGAATACGATCAATTACAGCATACGTTTAAAGATGCAGGTGGCTATCAATATGAATCAGACATACGGTCAGTCCTTCATGGTATGCAATTTTATTCCGAAGACTATGACAAACCCATCAGTTCCTTATCTGGTGGCCAGCGCACACGTTTAGCACTTGCTAAGCTCTTACTTAGTAAACCAGACCTTTTAATTCTCGATGAGCCTACTAACCATTTAGATATCGAAACACTTTCTTGGTTGGAATCCTATTTAAAGAGCTATGAAGGCGCTATTTTAATTGTTTCCCATGACCGCTACTTCTTAGATCAAGTTGTTTCTATTGTCTACGAAGTATCCCGTCATCGTGTCACAAAATATCCAGGTAATTATAGTGCTTATTTAGATGAAAAAGCTAAAAATTATGAGCGTGATGTCAAGCTCTATGAGCGTCAGCAAGATGAAAAGGCCAAGCTAGAGGATTTTATCCAAAAAAATATTGCACGTGCCTCTACAACAAAAATGGCACAAAGTCGACGCAAAATGCTTGAACGAACAGAGTGGATGGAATCGCCAGATGGTGATGAGAAATCCGCTAGTTTTGGTTTCACGATTGAACGCCAAAGTGGAAATGATGTTTTATCCGTCGATGATTTAACAATTGGTTATAATGATCGTACCATTTCTAGTGGGATTAACCTTCGCTCTTTTCGCGAGGATCGTATAGCCCTTGTTGGACCAAACGGAGTTGGTAAATCGACATTATTAAAAACGATTGTGAAAGATTTAGCGCCTCTTGTAGGTGGTATTCGTTATGGGACGAATGTACAAATCGGCTATTATGATCAAGAGCAAGCAAAGCTATCAAGCAATAAGAGTGTCTTGAAAGAGTTATGGGATGAATGGCCACTTATGAACGAAAAAGATATTCGCACCGTATTGGGACGTTTTCTTTTTAGTGGTGAAGATGTGGATAAAGCAGTATCCTCTTTATCGGGCGGTGAGAAAGCACGCCTTGCACTTGCAAAATTAATGATGCAAAAGGCTAATTTTTTAATTCTCGATGAGCCTACTAACCATTTAGATTTAGATAGCAAAGAGGTTTTAGAAAATGCTTTGATTGATTATCCTGGTACGCTTCTATTTGTTTCACATGACCGCTACTTCATTAATCGTATCGCCACGAAAGTGGTGGAGTTATCTGGAACCGGGTCATTTGAATATTTAGGTGACTATGATTATTATGTAGAGAAAAAGCAGGAACTATTGGAGCTAGCACAAATGAATGCTACCTCCCAAACACAAGTACAGCAAGAGCAACCTGATAAAGCGTCTACATCTAAAATTGATAAAGAAGCGAAAAAACGTGAACGTCAAATTAGACGTATGATCGAAGATTTAGAAAGCAAGATGCAAGAAACGACAGCTATTGTTGCAAGCTTAGAGGAAGCTCTGTGCGACTCTGCCATTTTCACAGACCATGAAAAAATTTCAAATCTTCAAGACGAATTAGCAACTGCTAAAGAACAGCATGAGCTATTAGAATTAGAATGGCTTGAGTTAAATGAAGAACTTGAAAGTATTAATATGTAA